Part of the Brassica oleracea var. oleracea cultivar TO1000 chromosome C8, BOL, whole genome shotgun sequence genome is shown below.
TTTCACTTTCTCTACTATTTTTTTTTAGCTATTTTTTTTTGTGCTAATAACTTTCTCGACTATTTATAATGCATATATATATGAATCAGAATTTTCAAAAGTTGATTACTAACATAACTGAAGCATAATTTTACATACTGTATTAGTTCACAAAAAATTCAAAATTAAAATTTCTTAGAAATCTTAATCGAACTATTAATCTGAATTTTTTGAATCAATGTTTTGGCTGTTTAGTGGTTAATAAATTCAATCTAGACTACAGAAGGTTGTATAATTCAGAAAACGAAAGATGGGGGCTGATATTAAAACAAAAAGAATACAGAGAGCCGAAATAATAAATAAAGAACTCTTAATACTAGGGCTCCCAAGTGTGTAAGTATATAAGAGTGTTAGCAAAGCTAAACATCCTCCCTCTTTTATCGCCTCCAAAGACTTAAACGCAGACCATCTCCTTGTAACCGTATCCTTTGCTGAGATCTAAAACATGGTGAGTATCATCAGTCTCTACAATCTCTTTACCTTGTCCTCCTGTTTCATTTTCTGATCTAAAAAAAAACTGTGTTGAATGTAGGCGGATGTGGAACCAGAGGTTGCAGCGGCAGGAGTCCCGAAGAAGAGGACGTTCAAGAAGTTTGCCTTCAAAGGAGTCGATCTCGATGCTCTTCTCGATATGTCTACTGATGACCTTGTCAAGCTCTTCCCTTCTCGTATTCGCAGAAGGTATATACAATTTTTTTTAAAAAAATAGACTTCACACTGTTGTGTAATGGATGTTTTTTATGTTTGTTCTGACATTTCGGTCTTGTCTGAAAATTGTTTAGGTTCTCTAGAGGTTTGACCAGGAAGCCAATGGCTCTCATTAAGAAGCTGCGTAAGGCTGTAAGTCATTTCTATCTCTCTGTTGGCGTAGTTGAATGATTGGTGATGTTATTCGTAGTTCTAGATTAGCTAAGATTCTCATTTGTAAACATTTTCAGACAGATTGTGTCTTCTAGCTTGTTCATCTGATGTCTGAAGATTGTTCATGTGATTGTTGGATACGTTGTCTTAGTTTACATGTTAGACACTAATTTAAAACATGAGTTAGTTCTTGTAGTTTTAGAATGTCTTCGTTTCAACATTCTATTTGGTTAACCATTTAACACCATTTTATGTTTAATTTTAATATTTATTTTATTTTGGGTTGATAAATAGAAAAGGGAGGCACCACAAGGTGAGAAGCCAGAGCCAGTGAGAACCCACCTGAGAAACATGATCATTGTCCCAGAGATGATCGGAAGCATCATTGGAGTGTACAACGGGAAGACCTTTAACCAGGTCGAGATCAAGCCCGAGATGATTGGTCACTACCTGGCTGAGTTCTCCATCTCGTACAAGCCGGTTAAGCACGGTAGGCCTGGTGTTGGTGCTACCCACTCCTCCAGGTTCATTCCCCTCAAGTGAAGAAGAGCTTGTTGTCATACTTGGGGAATGCGTTCCATCTTTTTACATGGTCTCTTGCCTTTGGTTTCTCAAAGTTTTTTTGACCCTTTTTGTTGTTTCTTTATGATGAAAACTTCATTAGATACTATCTCAGCTATTATGTGATCAGGATCTTAAAAATCAAATTGTTTTGAGTTTAATTTTAGTTTCACTAGGATTTATTATCAATTATACATTATCTCCTCATAACGAGCACGTAAGAGCATCCTCATTGAAGAGAATCACTCACGTAAGAATATCGTCATTCAAACCGTACACTTCTTTGCGTTTAAGAGATGTTTAGGAGAGATTGGGTGGTTTGCTTCCCAATTTGAAGGTGGGAACAATAAAGGCGAAAGAAAAATTAATCGACCCGGAGAAAAATTAGAGGTTCTAACGGGCCGTCGCGGAACCTGAAATTGATTGTTGTACAGATAACATGTCCATGACAAATATTATGTCGTATAGGCCCAAATTACAAAATACTATATGTGATTTTAGAATAAATAAAAAACAGATTCGAGTATTTATTACTAACGGATTAAGGAGTTTGCTACAAAAGAAAAACTTTTAACAATGAAACTATTAGTTTTTAAATTATGTTAGTGATAATAAGTGACTATACATGTTTTTTTATTGTTTTTAGTCATATACTTAGATATATTATGGTTTTTTTAATCACTAATAATAATGATAATGAAGTATGACTCTCTTTGTGTAAGAACTGAGCAAGTCTCGAATCAAATTCATATTAGTCTCGAGAACACTGGATATTTTTGTCATCTAAGATATCCATTATAGGTAATCGTAATTAAAATGTTTTTCTCTAATTCAAAATGAGTTGTATCCAATGTTTTTTTGATTGTTCATAAACTGTTTGAGTTTCTATCTACTTCTCAATAATGTCTTATCTATAATATTAGTTTGCTGAAGAACCCTCTAGGGCGTCAACTTGTCAAATTAATTATCGACCCCATCAAACATCGAACATGCTTCTGCCTGATCCAAGAAGTTGATATAACTATTTAAATACTTATTTCCAAAACATTTCAACGTAATTAATTTACAAATGTTTGTGTTTACACATACATTGCTAGACATTTTCTATATATATATATATATATATGCATGCATGTACGTTGAATCCATACATTCATGAAACTTTGACTTGTTCGTTTAGGATTCAACATTTTCTTCACGTGCTTCCTCGATAATTTACATTCTCATTTTTCTTATTACAATATGTGAATATGACATTCTTGATAGTTTTTAACGTTGAACATAAAATTAATACTAATCAGAGAATTGAGAGCCATCTAATTTTTTTTTTTTTTGACAACATTGAGAGACATCTGATAGCTCCATTATAATAGTAACCAACTTCAAACTTCACTTTTATATGGATATTTTAATTTTTAAAATCGAAAACCTACAATGGGTCATGTATATGACATAACTGTATCTAACATTTAGTTTGTTTCTGAAAGTTAAATGTACATAGTTTTATCTTTTAATGGGATTGTAAAATTAATATTCGTAATCAAGATAATGGAAAATGAATTTATAAACAAAGATGCTAAAATGTAGGAAAGAGACCCAGGAAGATGCACATGGCATTGCTCCCTCTCTTTCGCATGGGTCCTCCTATTTATCTATTTTATTTCCTCCAACCAAAGTTAATTATAGCTTTGAGTACCGTCAACAAATCAAGATAACAATTAACAAAGTGCATCCTTTCCGATTTCATGATTACATTTGATATAATATAGCATGTACATGTATGTTAGTATGTTGTCATTCTGATATATTAAGTTTCGAAACTATGCTCGGAGAAGTTTTACTTCATGGCTATGATTTTCAGCTTCAAGATGTATGAGCCGATCGAACAAGCAACTCAGTCAATCAAAAAATATGTGCAGTATCATTTTCATGAAAAAAAAATTGGGCATTAATTGTCCTACTCATTTACACATTTGTAGCAAAAATAAAAAAGAAAGACAAACACAAAATATGTTCAAATTATTACATATTTTCATGCAAACGTCTCACATATTTAACTTAATAAATCCATTACACATAATAGCATTTAAATTGTATCTATATACCACATATAACTCAGATCAAAACAGACAATTAAAAAAGTAGATATCGAACAATGTTTTTCATCGTAAGAAACACACACACACAATTAACACTGATCATTGTGTTAACAAAATATATGGTCATTACCATATAGTCTCTTAACTTCAAGCTCTGCTCTTGCACTTCTCCATTGCTCTCGGAGCTGAAACGTTTTACAGTTATTAAGCAACTAAAATTTTGCACATTAGTTATATATGTCATGTTTTACAACTACTATGACATACTAAGCACAAATATAAAACAATATCATTGGTATAAAACTCATACCGAGACCAATGGCGTCGGATCCTTTCATGAGACGTAAACGCTTGCATGTATCAACGAACATTCTAATAAAATAATTTATTTGAGCAAAGGAAATGATCATTAATAAATTAAGCTCTATAATTAGATCATAATTAATAAGGAAGAAGAAGACGTACGGCCAAGGGACGTCGCCGACGAGCATCCAGTCACCGTCTTTGTCTTCATAAGAGGGAACATAGTCCCAAGTAGTCACTAAAGCCATGTTCCTCTCATTCATGAAGTCTATCATTCCTTCTTCTCCTCCATATTTTCCTTCATTATTTTCTCAACAATATTAGTAATATTTTTACCTTCACATTAATATACAATGGATAAAGTTTAGCTATATATGTATATACAAGTCTATAGCCTTTAATTACTTGAGTTTTTTTTTTGTAAACCTTGAGTTGTTTGGACCCTAGGTGAGGACTTGTTTCCCTATCTTTAAACTTGGCATTTATCATAATGCAACAACAAACATTTTTAAAAAATAAAAAAAAAACAACATAAAAGATATTTATTTTTATAAAAAAATAAAAGCCATATATACTTTTTATGAATTAATTTACAACTTTTGGACTTTTCCATAGATAGTTTACTAATTTTCGAAACTATTACCAATAGTTAAGGTAGCATTTGAAAAAATTGTCTGCTGGATCTAGTACCGTGAACATTGCAAATAACTAACCATCTTTTTCCTTTAATTAGTATAGGGACAACTAACAAGTATTATCAAAGCCCGATTGATAGATATATGCATGGAATCGTATATCTAGTAAGACATATTTATACAACGTACCCATGGTAAAAGAGCTGAACATGTTGGACAAAGCATTAGAGAGTTCATCGTAGCTCTTATACATCTTCAAGTCGACTTTCCTCAAGTACGGTGCTCCGTCCATCGACACCTTCACAAACGCAGCCGTCTCCGTGCCACCGCTTGGTTTTTGGTACGAACCCATCACGTTCTTCCGGTATGACCTCACAGGTGGCCATCCCACAACTTGTGCCCTTCAAAATTATATATATAGAAAATTGGAAACAGTTATATTATACAGCCTTTGTATGAGAACATCTTTATATAAAGTGTCGTTAGCTCATAGTAAATCAGTTCTTACGTTATGTTCCAAATATGTTATATTTGCATGTGGTTTAACTGGTGAGCGAATTAGATTTTTTTTATTCCTGCGGACTTTCAACGTTATAAGAAAAAGAAAAACTCAGACATACTAATTAGATCATCTGAGTCTTTTTTTAAAACTAAGTTTAGCTACAAATTTCTTTAAAAAGTTTCCGTTGTTTGCTCAAACTTTATACATCTCAGTGAGGTTTTATCAACACAAAGAATAGTTATCGTTAGAAATAGTATCTTGGAGGTCCA
Proteins encoded:
- the LOC106307715 gene encoding auxin-responsive protein IAA17 isoform X1, whose product is MMGTVELNLRETELCLGLPGGETGAPVTGTKRGFSETVDLKLNLNNEPEINEGSKPHDVVTSVSKEKSSSPKDPAKPPAKAQVVGWPPVRSYRKNVMGSYQKPSGGTETAAFVKVSMDGAPYLRKVDLKMYKSYDELSNALSNMFSSFTMGKYGGEEGMIDFMNERNMALVTTWDYVPSYEDKDGDWMLVGDVPWPYVFFFLINYDLIIELNLLMIISFAQINYFIRMFVDTCKRLRLMKGSDAIGLGMSFIPMILFYICA
- the LOC106307715 gene encoding auxin-responsive protein IAA17 isoform X2, which gives rise to MMGTVELNLRETELCLGLPGGETGAPVTGTKRGFSETVDLKLNLNNEPEINEGSKPHDVVTSVSKEKSSSPKDPAKPPAKAQVVGWPPVRSYRKNVMGSYQKPSGGTETAAFVKVSMDGAPYLRKVDLKMYKSYDELSNALSNMFSSFTMGKYGGEEGMIDFMNERNMALVTTWDYVPSYEDKDGDWMLVGDVPWPMFVDTCKRLRLMKGSDAIGLAPRAMEKCKSRA
- the LOC106309523 gene encoding 40S ribosomal protein S15-1 — protein: MADVEPEVAAAGVPKKRTFKKFAFKGVDLDALLDMSTDDLVKLFPSRIRRRFSRGLTRKPMALIKKLRKAKREAPQGEKPEPVRTHLRNMIIVPEMIGSIIGVYNGKTFNQVEIKPEMIGHYLAEFSISYKPVKHGRPGVGATHSSRFIPLK